Proteins encoded by one window of Salmonirosea aquatica:
- a CDS encoding ABC transporter permease, producing the protein MKSMKQPSPSLLHRASHAYKTRIRSLGVFGILFAFVVICVALALSTPRFLTVSNLTIIVTQVSINALLAFGVTFVIITGGIDLSLGSIVAVTGVVAALFAHPDTYPLVVPLFMALGAGFLIGGLNGLVITRSKVPPFIVTLGTMTIGRGLALILSKGRPVSNLSDSFNFIGGGQIFGIPFPIIILFVIFGLCSLLLRKTIWGRYMYAVGGNEQAARASGIPVEKIKMLVYILSGILAGLAGIILTSRITTGQPNAGQGFELDAIAAAIIGGTSTSGGSGTMTGTLIGALLIGVISNGLDLLNVTSYYQEVVMGVIIIGAVVLDGLNSKAHLS; encoded by the coding sequence ATGAAAAGTATGAAACAACCCTCTCCCTCCCTCCTGCATCGAGCCAGCCACGCTTATAAAACCCGAATCCGCAGCTTAGGCGTTTTCGGTATCCTGTTCGCATTTGTAGTTATTTGCGTGGCACTGGCGTTGAGTACCCCCCGCTTTCTGACTGTTTCCAACCTCACGATTATCGTCACGCAGGTGTCTATTAATGCATTGCTGGCCTTTGGCGTGACGTTTGTCATCATCACCGGGGGCATCGACCTATCACTCGGCTCGATTGTAGCCGTCACGGGCGTGGTGGCGGCACTGTTTGCCCATCCTGATACTTACCCGCTCGTTGTCCCGTTGTTTATGGCGCTGGGTGCGGGCTTTCTGATTGGCGGCCTCAACGGACTGGTCATAACCCGTAGTAAGGTACCCCCCTTCATTGTCACGTTAGGTACCATGACCATCGGCCGCGGTTTGGCGCTTATTCTTAGTAAAGGAAGGCCCGTTTCCAATCTTTCTGATTCCTTCAACTTCATCGGCGGCGGTCAGATTTTCGGTATCCCGTTTCCTATTATTATTCTCTTTGTCATCTTTGGGCTCTGTTCTTTGCTACTTCGCAAAACCATTTGGGGTAGGTACATGTACGCCGTGGGTGGGAATGAGCAGGCCGCCCGTGCCTCGGGAATCCCCGTGGAGAAAATCAAGATGCTGGTCTATATTCTAAGTGGAATTCTGGCGGGACTGGCCGGCATTATCCTGACTTCCCGGATCACGACCGGGCAGCCCAACGCCGGGCAGGGTTTTGAACTCGATGCCATTGCCGCGGCTATCATCGGGGGCACCAGCACTTCCGGTGGCAGTGGTACCATGACCGGTACCCTCATCGGCGCACTGCTCATCGGGGTCATCAGCAATGGCCTGGATTTACTCAATGTGACCTCCTATTACCAGGAAGTCGTGATGGGCGTTATCATTATTGGTGCCGTAGTACTGGATGGGCTGAATAGCAAAGCCCACTTGTCTTAA